One Colias croceus chromosome 28, ilColCroc2.1 DNA window includes the following coding sequences:
- the LOC123703967 gene encoding uncharacterized protein LOC123703967, producing the protein MTIYPHEMNLLKFTLATQQVTGKHTGEKIKDEIQSILRTFQIPQKDIVLVTDSGSNMKRAADLLNMQNHRSLGHGLHNLVTVDGIQNTDEVLCLINKCKKIVKHLRYRAPQLEAAASKEQRDLLSSFVDIDINHSDDEDSSIDVHVEEPLTSSGTGAPPTIKTSTPTRWHSMLMMLKSINHNANHRPIRDIIIIIISPYTFPLLGHGPPMRVQAIIHHAGQVLTSFFNKFKTIVEILSSESQTTINLALIFKSEIRRLLEECDDDEPVILEIRYVKVTPPTPPPSTSKSRRAAADSLTVGAHI; encoded by the exons ATGACGATCTACCCT CATGAGATGAATCTTTTGAAATTCACGTTAGCTACTCAACAAGTTACTGgaaaacatacaggtgaaaaGATTAAAGATGAAATTCAAAGTATTTTGCGTACATTTCAGATTCCACAAAAAGATATTGTCCTTGTGACCGACTCTGGCAGTAATATGAAAAGAGCCGCTGATTTACTGAATATGCAAAATCATCGTAGCCTTGGACATGGTTTGCATAATCTGGTCACCGTAGATGGTATTCAGAACACTGATGAGGTTCTTTGccttattaataaatgtaagaAGATAGTCAAGCACTTGAGGTATAGAGCTCCTCAACTAGAAGCCGCTGCCAGCAAAGAACAGCGTGATCTGCTCTCATCTTTTGTAGATATTGATATAAACCACTCGGATGATGAAGATTCATCGATTGATGTTCACGTAGAAGAGCCTTTGACAAGTTCTGGAACCGGCGCCCCTCctacaataaaaacaagtacACCAACAAGGTGGCACAGCATGCTTATGATGCTAAAAAGCATCAACCACAATGCAAATCACCGTCCGATTAGagacatcatcatcatcatcatcagcccatatacgttcccactgctgggacacgggcctcctatgagggtacaggccataatccaccacgctggccaagt CTTGACGTCgttctttaataaattcaaGACGATAGTGGAAATCCTAAGCTCGGAATCACAAACCACAATTAAtttggcattgatttttaaatctgAAATTAGAAGGTTGCTGGAAGAATGTGACGACGATGAACCTGTCATT TTAGAAATTAGGTATGTGAAGGTCACGCCGCCGACGCCGCCGCCGTCGACGTCGAAAAGTCGGCGCGCCGCCGCTGACAGTTTGACTGTCGGCGCTCATATCTAA